The Centroberyx gerrardi isolate f3 chromosome 7, fCenGer3.hap1.cur.20231027, whole genome shotgun sequence genome contains a region encoding:
- the atp5mc1 gene encoding ATP synthase F(0) complex subunit C1, mitochondrial, with product MYACAKFVTSPAVLRGGSRVLARPVSVSLFNRPEASLEQQALLPVSQSAVLTRFIQTSAVSRDIDTAAKFIGAGAATVGVAGSGAGIGTVFGSLIIGYARNPSLKQQLFSYAILGFALSEAMGLFCLMVAFLILFAM from the exons ATGTACGCCTGCGCCAAGTTCGTCacttctcctgctgtg CTGCGTGGGGGGTCCAGAGTCCTCGCCCGGCCAgtctccgtctccctcttcAACAGACCTGAAGCCTCATTGGAGCAGCAG GCTCTGttgccagtcagccagtctgcGGTTCTGACCCGCTTCATCCAGACCAGCGCCGTCTCCCGGGACATCGACACCGCCGCCAAGTTCATCGGCGCCGGTGCCGCCACGGTGGGCGTGGCCGGGTCAGGAGCCGGGATCGGAACAGTGTTCGGCAGCCTCATCATTGGCTACGCCAG GAACCCCTCCCTGAAGCAGCAGCTCTTCTCCTACGCCATCCTGGGCTTCGCTCTGTCTGAGGCTATGGGTCTCTTCTGTCTGATGGTGGCGTTCCTCATCCTGTTCGCCATGTAA